The Pyxidicoccus sp. MSG2 DNA segment GTGGTCCGGCTGCTGCGGCTGGTAGGTGAAGTCGGCCAGCGCGCGCGGCGCCCGGAGGACCGGCACGCGGCCCGGGAGGCCCTGCGGCAGATTCAGGCCCAGGCGGAGCGCGCCCTGACGGACACACCCTGGAGGGAGCGGATCCGCGGCCACGCGGAAGCGGCGGAGCGCGCGCTGGAGGGCGAGCCGCTACCGGCCCTGCCCGCCATCGGATTCTGACCCTCCACGCCGCGGCCTCAGCGAAGGGGGGGCTCGGACCCGCCTTCCTCTTCCTCCACCGGGGGCGTTCCACGCCGGGAGCGCGGGCCCTGCTGCCAGGGCCAGCGCCCTTCCAGCTCCACCTCCAGCGTGAAGCTGAGAAAGGTCCGGATGAGGACGATGAGCCCCAGCACGAACACCTGGCCCAGCGTGGGGGACTCGGTGACGGTGCGGATGATGTCCGCCGCCACGAGCAGCTCGAGCCCCAGGAGGATGGGGGAGCCGATGAGGGTCCTCAGCAAGCGGTACCGCTCCCGGAT contains these protein-coding regions:
- a CDS encoding DUF1622 domain-containing protein; this translates as MEFTRFVALAAWLFEALGVSVMVLGVVLAAVVTLVRDRGRSIRERYRLLRTLIGSPILLGLELLVAADIIRTVTESPTLGQVFVLGLIVLIRTFLSFTLEVELEGRWPWQQGPRSRRGTPPVEEEEGGSEPPLR